The DNA segment CTCTCCCCTCTACTACAATCATTTAAATGGATATGTTCAATCACAATAAAAACATCAAGTGGTGATGCCAACTTGCTTATTTGCATATTTTTAAGATGGGTCCATAATCattctgaagaaaaagaaaaacaacaaaatgaatatGGGAAAACTGCTTCTCAGAATTCCTGGACAAGGTCATATCATATTCATAAATAGGTATATAACAATCTTGCAACCTGTGAACATCCATTAGGGGCAAAAGGAAATGTGCAGAATATGCTTTAAAACGAGCCCAACTTATTCTTCCTTCATACTTCTCATCCAAAGTTTAGAACCTATTCAATGTCAGGCTGGAGTAGTGATGATTCAACAATCCAATATTGGCCTTTTGCATGTCTTCCAcatgatttttaatttgtaaCCTTGCTTTCCTGTCCTCCCTCAGGTGAGGTCAAATACAAAGATAGCTTGGCCTTGTGCATGACCAAGCTCAAAACTCTTTATGAAACAACCAACCCCCTTTATCAccaaaaaatatgaagagaAATACATTTCTGATCTGCATAACTTGTCATAGCTTCATCCTTCATTTTGACATACAGGAGATTGAACATAGGTCCAGATATAAAAAATCGAAACTGAAAAGAGCAACATCAAGTGCTCATACATTAGCCTTAAGAATCAGGAGCTAAGGCAGTCAACTTGAGATCTTCAGCCATATGAAAACATCCACCAAGCTTGTTTTCTGCAAGCACTCTATACTTtattggttaaaaaaaaaaaatctgttgaaATATCACTAGTTCCTGTAAATTAATATGTTGTCAATCAGTAGCCTTACACACAGTATTTCTAGGACAAACGTTGACGGGCTCGACTTCAGGTTTTGAGCACTAGCGATGAGCTGTGAATACATTTTACTGCATATGAGCATTCACTTTGTAACACAATTTCCGTAAAAGCATCACACTTTGCCATGTTTAATCTAAACAAACAAGAGAAAGGGCTTCCAAATCACCTGCAAAATTCTGGGCAACTGATCCAATTCATTTGAAAGTAGGTCTCTGAAGGTTCTTCAGACTCACAGACCTAAAGAAACTGATTCCTTGGAGGACAAGAACCTAACTCAGCATGGACAGCTTCTTCCAAAATCTAAGGCATGTACAATACTTCAGCTTGTCCTCTCTACTCCTTAAACACATAATAATCCAAGTAGATTATGTTTGAATTCCTCAAAAGTATTGTACTCCTTAAAAGCATCATACTGCAAGGATATAAAATTACAACCTTTAACAGCTACCTTCCAATATTTCAATATTTAGATGCAAATTCCTGGTCCAATCCAATTGCCTATTACTTGTCAACGCAGTATGATGACCAACATGATAACAGGAAGCAGTATACCATGTTTTTGCATAGTTTGTCCCTGCACATATGATGGATTTTGTGATTCTTTGTTGAGTTTGTTTCTCAAAGAATGAACCCAGAATAGGGTCCCTACAAATCTTCATTGCCTAGCCTTGTGTACTGATCCATTCCAAAGGTTCTTTTATTTGCTGGTCTAGAGTCCTCAACATATTGTAAATGAAGCACCTTTCAGGATGTGAGCTATCTCCAGATATAAATATGTGCAGCTTTTGTTTTACCTCAATCCAGCTGCACCCTGCTGGCTTCTTTAGATCCTTTTGTTTCATCATCTTCCTTAGCTCCTCCACACGATCCCACCTCCTATCTGCTGCATATATGTTTGATAATAGGACATAGTTCCCAATGTTTCCAGCCTCAACATTGAAAAGATGATACCCAGCTACCTGACCAAGTGCCACATTGTGGTGCATTTTACAGGCACCGAGCAATGTGCCCCACACATTTGCATTGGCCTCACATGGCATGTTAGATACAAACTCATATGCTTCCTTCAGACATCCAGATCTTGCAAGAAGGTCAGCCATGCATGCATAATGCTCTATTGTAGGTTCGATACCAAAAGCATCAGACATGGATTCAAAGTACTTACGCCCTTTGTCTAAGAGACCTCCATGACTGCAGGCAGATAGAATGGCAGTCATAGCAACATGGTCAGGCTTTATTTCTGACTGTAGCATCTGATCAAAGATTTTAACTGCTTCTTCACTTCTGCCATGCATTGCCAAGCCACCAATCATGGCTGTGAACATCACCAAGTCTGGTTGTGAACTGTTGTTGAACAGCTTGGATGCAACTTGAATGTTTCCACATTTTGCATATACATCAAGGAGTGCTCCATCTAAACAGACATCATTGAAACAAGATCGGACTATAAATCCATGGCATTGACGTACCAGGCGAGTTGATGCCAGATGAGCACAGACTGGCAGTAAGCTCATAAAACTTATAGCATCTGGTTTCATTCCATGAATATTTAACTCAATGAAAAGATTGAGCGCTTGATTGATACAATTATTCTGTGCATAAACTTGAATCATCAAGTTGCAGATAGTTAAATCCCTTTGACACATTTGATTGAAGATTCTACCTGCACTGCCTTGAGAGCCATCTATCACGTTACCTGATAATGTGGTGTCTCCCAGgaccattttctttcttgacaGATTCGTAAACAAGTTTGATGCATATATTATGTTTCTATGTTTTGCATACATACATAACAAAGCATTTTCAACAGATAATTCTTTCATAAGTTCTGTTCTAATGCAATACCCATGTAATTGCTTACCTCGCCTCATTCCAACTGATGCATGTGCAGAAAGGATATTCAGGATGGTCACATGGTCTGGTTTAATCCCATCTATGTGCATCTGATGtaaaagttcaacaattttatcCCCTTGTCCAATCTGAGAATAAGCTGAAAGCATTGCATTCCATGACACTACATCTCTATTATTGGTTTCCAGAAAGACTCCATATGCGTCTTGTGGTTCACCACACTTTCCATAGAAGCTAATCAGAGCATTCCTCACATGCAAGTCAGTTTGCATTTCCGGGCGACGGAGAACATAGCGATgaattttctttccctccttcAATCCAAGTAACTGTGCACAAGTAGGAAGAATGCTGATAATAGTGACAGAATCAGGCCTGAACTGACTTGATAATAACTCATTAAAACAATTTATGGCCcacaaaaactgaccatttgTGGTGTAACCCACAACCATTGTGTTCCATGAAACCAAATCTCTTTTGTCCATCATTTGGAAAATATATTCAGCCTTCATCATATTCCCAACCCTTGAATAAAATGTCAATAGTGCATTACTTACATAAACATCAGTATCTAGAGACGCTCTCAATAGGTAACAGTGTATCTGTCTTCCATGATCCCTATCCTGCAAGAGTCCACAGATGGGAAGAACATTCACAATTGTTGCTGAATTAGGCATATACCCACGAAACACCATTGCAGAAAACAAGTTACGGGCCTCAACGTACTGGTTGTTCTCACATAAGCCGGCAATAGTTGCATTCCAGGATACCACATCTTTCTCCAATATCTCATCAAACAAATAGCACGCGTCCACACTTCTTCCAAACTTAGCGTACATTGAAACCAAGGCGTTTCCCACAAGAGTCTTCGAAACCAACCCCATTCTTATAGCAAGTCCGTGAATGCATAAACCTGTCGAAAAGGATCCCAATTGTACACAGACAGGAAAAATGATCGCAAAAGTAATAGCATTAGGCCGTTCCCTGCCAATAGTCATCAAGCAAAAGAACTCCAAAGAAGTTCTATAACTCTTGCTGTGAACAAAGCCAGAAATCATGACATTCCAAGTTACAGAATCTCTATCAGACATTTCATCGAACAACTGGCGTGCATAACCAATACCACCTTGGGATCTCGCGTACATGTTAACTAGTGCGTTGGACACTAGCTTGATGTGCCCGTATCCACTTTTAACGATCGATGCATGAGATTTCCTGCCCAGttctaaaaaagaaaggaaagaacacGCCTTCAGTATGTCAAGGAAACTACATTCATCGGGCTGAAAGCCTTCTTCAACCATTCTGACGAAGAATTTGACCGTTGCTTCAAAATCTCCATTTACTGTGCACTTTCGAATGACAAGATTCCACGACTCCTGATCGGCGGAATCGACTTCGTCGAAGACGTCGATCGCTTTCCAGAGACACCCGCGTCTCGAGTCCGGAAGAACGGGCTTCTTCTGTATAAACCGGTCATCAGCGATACGATACGATAAATTTACATGGAACCGATCCGAATTGGGAGCCACGTGATTCGTGCATTCAGGATTAAAAGAACTGGCTGTGGCGGTAGAGATGGGGAGATTCAGACTACAAAAGGGACACGAGGAATCCCAACGATTTAAAGAGCGGAAGAATATGGAGAATCGGTTTGCAAGTGTACGTGTACCGGTCTGATAACCGATACACATGGAGCTTTTGGAGAGGCATGTAAAATGCGAGACCGCAAAATTAGGACGCTCTGGTTGGCCCTCTTGGAAGGGTCCCTACTTCATGAGGAGGTGGAGAGAATTTTATGGCAAGCGTGAAAAGACCCTTCTATTTCTAttgaaaggaatgaaaaggaaagaaaaatataatgtaAATCCCATCCCTCTAACGTTTtatttggatggagggaaataaaaggaaatgaaaggatgaaatgaaaagaaaaggaaaatataatgtaaattcaatccctcTAACGTTTtatttggatggaggaaaatgaaaggatggaaaggaaatgaaaggaaaagaaaggaagggaaagaaaatgggaaatgaagataatgaaaaggaaaaaaaaaaaaaaaagaggtaattataaagcttgtttagataaaaaagaaaatgaaaaaatatcatttataatattttacgataatacccctaacattcaaaatgtttaaaaaattgagagggTTATAAATGGTAGAAAAAGGCAAaggtttcctttcctttccaatcCTTTCAATTTTGAAGGGATTGGACTTATGCtatgctttcttttcctttccctccatttcATTTCCCTCtccttccaaccaaacaaacttttttaattttttttcatttccctcctttttaattaatcaacaaatgattgattgatcaatctctccctttctctccctttttcatttcatttccctccctttttcatttccctcctttttttattatattgtgtgtgtgtgtgtatatatatatatatatatatgactttttttaagtaaattggGTCTGGGTTGCCCGAGCTTGACCCTAGATCGAGCCGCACCAGGCCACCGCTAACTGGGATGTTGAGGTTCAAGTTTGAGCCCTTCAGACTGAGTTGAGAATATCCAAGTTAGGCATCAACAAGAGGCCCAATTCCTGCTTCTCTTCTTaatcaaaaaatgttttcatcCCACCCAAGCATTGCACCGGATTTTGGCGTATCCATTTGCTTTGTGTTGCCTCAAGCTAGTCTCATGGTCATTATTAGCTCTAATGAGTTATCATTCTGAGCTGCAAGCAGGACGACTGAGTTGAAAGATATACTTTAGGCCTATGCTAATCCCAAAGCTACCCAAAACTTTAGAGACATAAGCATATGGTTTACTATTTTATTGCTGAAGATGGTTTCTTCTAATAAACGTTAAAAGTAATTCTTATGCCTGATGAAATTTGGAGGTTGACCTGTTCTTTAATTGATCCTGCAGCTTCACCTGGTGTAATATCTGAAAATTTACtaagtgaaaattttaatttttttactattgATTGTAAATAGAGTAAAAATGGAATTTTTACGTGGCTATGGAAGAAATGAAGGGTGAACCTATGCCCATTGTGCCCAAAAAAGGTATTTATGCAAATTGAATACTTAAAAATGCATACTTGTTAAAGAATGAGGGCAGAAATGAAATTATCCACAAAGAGAGGCaaattaagatatatatatatatatatatacaaaatttatTTCTGATAGACTTAAAAAAGTGTGAACTCAGAAATATTAAACAAATGGTTTAGAGCCACCTTAGGAGTGCTAAAAGTGTGTGAGAGTGCTAAAAGTGTGTgactgtgtatatatatatatatattgaatggtagACTCTGGTTTTTCAAAGTTATCTGATTATCTAACTGAAGTAGTTTGGTCCAACATTAAGaacagttaaaagaaaaacaataaaaaggtgaTGGGCCTTTTTATCATATAGTATTAATTTACacattttctcattgtttttctctcaaccatccatttaCTTTAGATGTACAACCTTTGTTATAGTTGTTTCGGAATGGCTAGAGTCGtcatttgctctctctctttctctctctctctctctctcacacacacacacacacatatatatatatatatatatatataatgagtagTAAAAAGTCATGAACATAAATTGTGTTCTAGACAAGTTTAAATGtttaatattaatatattagtgttattttcttgaaaaagaaattgtgttatatatatatatatataatggttgCTCATCCAGTATTGCGGATCCTTCTGCAGCAGTGTTGGAATCGGAGAACATGGCGGCAGGGCCAACCACCACCTTTTGATAGGGGATGGAGGCACTGCAGAACTGTAGTGGAGAAGATTGTTTCTGGGTAGTGGCTTCTAAAACTTCTAGTATTTTCACCATTAGTATAGCAGATTTTTCTGAGCTCACTCCATCCCAAACAATATGGAATTCTGTCCTAGAGCTGAGGAACTCACCACTCTATTAGAAAGAAGAATGACTGACTTTTACACGAACTTTCAACTGGAAGAGATCAGTCTAGTGGTCTCCATTGGAGATGGGATTGCACGTGTTTATGGATTGGACGAGATTCAAGCCAGGGAAATGGTGGAATTTGCAGAAGTGTGAAACGAATAGTGTTGAATCTTGAGAATGAAAATGTAGGTATTGTTGTCTTTGGTAGTGATACCGCTGTTAAAGAAGGAGATCTTGTCAAGCGCACTAGCTCTATTGTGGATGTTCCTGTGGGAAAGGCCAATTAAGCTTCTGCCGACCGATGGAGCCATAAGCGGTCCAATAATGAAACTTCTTCTTTCCACCACCAACCACCGAAACTTCCTCAGATGTTGAGCAAAGTTAGAAACGAAACTTCGTGGACTTTCTAAGGTTATCACGTCAAAGCACTTGCAAAGTTCACCATAGGGCAAAGCAGGCACTCGCAAATTGAATCAACAAAGCACTCACAACTTCAAAATGCTAAAGCTACTATTGAAAGGTAACTTGTAATTTGATCTACAACttaggatccaaatccaaaaacaaGGTGATAAGGATGGTGGAGTAAATGGTGTTTTCTTGCActtctcaaaaaatttgaaaattgtgaaaatggTTAGTAATATGAAATAGTAAATTTTTAAGCATTCTTTGAAGATGATGACAGTAATTATGATGCTTAGAAATTCTATACATATAAGCCTATATAAAGGCACAAAGACTTGATTGAGGTAATGAGAAAGAGAGCATCCCCAAAATAAAAAGCTCTTATTCCTTCCATTGtagctttttctctttcttcttcatatgCTAAAGAAAGCCCATTTATCTTACTGTTATTCCACGTGCCTCTCCTTTATGGTGCCATATTTCATTCGCAAACATCTTTACATAAAGATTTTTCACTTCACTCTTCTATTGCTCCAAAAGTTTGGTATCAGAACTTCATTTGAGTAGGTAAGATGCCAAGCTAGCAATTTCAGTTTCaagttttctcaaaatcaagtGCCAATATTTGATGGTGAAATTCATGAATTTTGGAGTTTCCAAATGAAGACCATGTCCATATCACAAGAACTTTGGGAGCTCAATCTTGAATTATATGATGAACCCAATCATGGACtcctgcaaaacaaaaaaaaaaaaaaagcaagaagagagagacgcAAAAGCTCTCTTCGTCCAACAATTGTAAGTAAATCAATCTTTTCTCGTATTATGAATGCTTTGAAATCAAATGAAGCATGGAACATcctgaaaaagaaatttcgAGATTATGAAAAAGTCATATCGATCAAACATCAATCGCATTGGACGGAGTTTGATACATtgttgatgaaagaaaatgaaaatatgcaaACAATTTTCTCCCAGGTTGTTGAAATGATAAATCAGATTAAAAGTTTTGGAAATACTATTGAAGATAAGAAGGTTGTTGAATAAGTTCTAAGGAGTTTAATGCCTAAGTATGATTATGCCATTTTTATTATTGAAGAATCAAAAATTTGATTGATCGTTTGATGAATTAATGGATTCTTTAGAAGCACATGAAAATTGCATGTCCAAGTCTTGAGTCGAAGAATTTTGAACAAGCATTCAATCCAAACtgaaagttgaagaagaaaaaggcttTCAAAGGCTGCAGTATAGAAGATGTGGAAGGAACCAAAGACTATCAAGAGGACCAGGACGAGgacaatgtaaaaataatttcaacTCAAGGAATAACAAGCAAAATGACAAATCCAAATCATACTGCTATGGGTGTAAAAAATGTGGACATAGGTCAAATTGCAGATTCAAATGCACACAGTGCAAAATTCGAAATCATGCACAAAGAGGTTGCCAgtttcaaaacaaatgaagccaatttttaaaaaaatgattaagagaatgattttctatttttctcatgtttggATGCTCATCAAGATTCACCTGATATTTGGTATCTATTCAAGGGATACAACAACCATATAACAGGTGATCAAGATTGTTTCACTAAATTGGCTGAAAGGCATTCGATCCAAGGTAAGGTTGGTAGATGGAAATGTCAAGCACTTGAAGGCAAATGTGACATTGCagtaaaaacaaaatcaagtgaCATTAAACTTGTTCATAGTGTCCTTTATGTTCTTGGTTTGGCACAGAACATTTAAGTGTTAGTCAACTCATACAAAAAGGTTATTCAGTTCATTTTAATGATGATGAATGCAAGATAGTTGATAAGAAAAGTCATCAAACCATagccaaaatgaaaatggctgaaacaaaaattttcccCTAACAATGAATCTTTGTGAAAATCAAGCCCTTCATGTCAATAATTTAGATGTATCAAACCTTGACACTTGAGATTTGGTCATCTAAATTATAAGAGTTTGAACTTattaaatcaaaataatattgttATAGGACTTCCATGTATAAATGATCCAAAAAacatatgtgaatgatgtgtcTATGGAAAATTTCATAGATTATCATTTCCAAACTCTTCTTGGAAAGCAAAAACATCCTTTAGAGTAAGTTTGTGCATATATTTGTGGTCCCACTTAGACTGAGTGCCATAATGGTAGAaagtatttttattatttatggATGATTATAGCAAATGATTTTGGTGTATTTTCTTCATCAATATTAGAGGCATTTACAATATTAATGCAGTTCAAAGCATgtgtagaaaaagaaagtaagttTAAATTGAAGGCCTAATGTGGAGAGTCTACATCAAACGAATTTTGGGATTATTGCAAG comes from the Nymphaea colorata isolate Beijing-Zhang1983 chromosome 14, ASM883128v2, whole genome shotgun sequence genome and includes:
- the LOC116267417 gene encoding putative pentatricopeptide repeat-containing protein At5g08490, whose product is MCIGYQTGTRTLANRFSIFFRSLNRWDSSCPFCSLNLPISTATASSFNPECTNHVAPNSDRFHVNLSYRIADDRFIQKKPVLPDSRRGCLWKAIDVFDEVDSADQESWNLVIRKCTVNGDFEATVKFFVRMVEEGFQPDECSFLDILKACSFLSFLELGRKSHASIVKSGYGHIKLVSNALVNMYARSQGGIGYARQLFDEMSDRDSVTWNVMISGFVHSKSYRTSLEFFCLMTIGRERPNAITFAIIFPVCVQLGSFSTGLCIHGLAIRMGLVSKTLVGNALVSMYAKFGRSVDACYLFDEILEKDVVSWNATIAGLCENNQYVEARNLFSAMVFRGYMPNSATIVNVLPICGLLQDRDHGRQIHCYLLRASLDTDVYVSNALLTFYSRVGNMMKAEYIFQMMDKRDLVSWNTMVVGYTTNGQFLWAINCFNELLSSQFRPDSVTIISILPTCAQLLGLKEGKKIHRYVLRRPEMQTDLHVRNALISFYGKCGEPQDAYGVFLETNNRDVVSWNAMLSAYSQIGQGDKIVELLHQMHIDGIKPDHVTILNILSAHASVGMRRGKQLHGYCIRTELMKELSVENALLCMYAKHRNIIYASNLFTNLSRKKMVLGDTTLSGNVIDGSQGSAGRIFNQMCQRDLTICNLMIQVYAQNNCINQALNLFIELNIHGMKPDAISFMSLLPVCAHLASTRLVRQCHGFIVRSCFNDVCLDGALLDVYAKCGNIQVASKLFNNSSQPDLVMFTAMIGGLAMHGRSEEAVKIFDQMLQSEIKPDHVAMTAILSACSHGGLLDKGRKYFESMSDAFGIEPTIEHYACMADLLARSGCLKEAYEFVSNMPCEANANVWGTLLGACKMHHNVALGQVAGYHLFNVEAGNIGNYVLLSNIYAADRRWDRVEELRKMMKQKDLKKPAGCSWIEVKQKLHIFISGDSSHPERCFIYNMLRTLDQQIKEPLEWISTQG